TATATTCGCGAGTACTAATTACTGTTAAACTGTTTGATTTATGATTAGAAATACTTGGAATAACATATACAATTAAAAATGTCCAAATCATCAAAATCTAAAGTAAAACTAGTTGAATTTACTGTTTTAAAATACTTATTATCCACATAAACATCATAAAGCGTTTTATCTAAAATATCTGAATCATAATATTGGGGATTAACTAATTTCGAATTAATTTTAAATGAAGCATTATCATCATTAACATCTAATAATTCAAGATTTAACCTTGAAAATTCAATTGAATTTCCCAAATAATAATTATCCGAAATACTTGCATTTGATGAACCTAATTCAACATATAAAACATCACCATATCTAGTATGATTAATGAATTTATTTCCTTCAATGATAACATTTGGAGAACCCCAATCCCCACCTGGATCTAATACACATATTGCTGTACCAATTGAAGCCGCATTTGAAATAAAAGTCGAATTTCTAACCTCTATTGAACCTTCATCCATTATAGAAATTGCTCCTCCACGACCAGTTCCAGTTGTTGATGTGTTATCAAGAGCCCAGCAAAGATTTTCATTATTTTTAAATAAAGAATTTTCAATATAAATATGAGGTGCTGTTTCATAATTACAAGCTCCAATTGCTCCTCCACCATTATTAGTAGTGCAATTATTACCTTCAAATATTGTATTATAAATTTGCAAGTAACTATAAGTATACAATGCTCCACCATTCCAACCAGCTACATTATCTGTGAAATTAGAATCATAAATAGTTGTATTAGCTCCACCATGAGTATGAATTGCTCCAGCCCACCAAAAAGACCTATTTTTATAAAATGTAGTATTGTAAACAGTTAAAAGAGCACAATTATTAATACAACCAGGTTCAGTTCTAGCATAATTATTTCCAAAATAACAATTTTTCACAAACATGTGCGCAGATTTAAAATGATAACGTTCAAAAATACTAGCACAACCAAAATCAGTTGTACAATTAATAAAAGTACAATTATCTAAAGTTGCATAACCTCTTTTTAAATACACAATACAGGAATGACCTAACTTAGTATTAATATTACTAAATGAGCAATTCACCAATGAGTTATTTGATTTACCAGCCATTTGAAGAAATATTGCATCAGGACTGTGCTGTACGTTAATCCATTTAAAATCAATGCCTTTTAATGTTAAACCTGCATTAACCCCATCTTGGACAATAATAGCAGTATATTTGATTAGTTTGGGAATTGATGAATTATCACCAATATATGCTCCAGAACTACCTAAAATAGTAAAATTATTCAAAACTTTAATTTGACAGTTTGAATCAGAAGAATTAGTAGGATAAAAGTTAGTATTTTCCTTTAATTTTACAATATAATCCTTATCTGTTTGTGATGCATAATATTGAAGTTCATCCCAATTATTCACTACAATGACATCAGATCCCGATTTTATTAAATCTGATGAATCATCAGATTTCAATTCATTAGTAATATTACTAACTTCCAGATTGGAAGAATCATCATCTAAAGTTAAATTATCATTAATTTCATTTGCAGATACAATATTAATTCCTAAAAGTAAAACCAACATCAAAAAAATAAAAAACTTTTTCATAATCCACCTCCACTTATGGATCTTAAAATAAAAAAAAAAAATAAAATAGAGAAGAATTAACTCTATTTTTTAACTGTAATTTTTTTACTTACACTATCTTTAAGGTAAGATACGTTGTAAGTGTATTTTTTACCAACTTTTAATTTTTTAAGAACATTCTTCTTAATACTAAAAATCGCTACACCTTTTTTATTGGTTTTTGCTTTATATTTTTTTCCTTTAAATTTTAATGTTATTTTACCTTTTAAATATTTGCCGTTGACTTTTTTCAAAGAAACTTTGATTTTAAGTTTTTTAGCTGATTTTTTAACTTTTAAATTTTTAGCAGAAACAATACTTTTTATAGTGATGTTTTTATTTAATTTGACATTATCATATGTTGCAGTTATTGTGTATTTACCTGGTTTTGCATCAAGTTTTAAGATAGCATATCCATTTTTATCAGTGATGACTGGATAAGTTTTCTTATTGAACTTAATAATTACTTTTTTTCCTTTAACTGCAACACCATTCAAAGTTACAAGAATCTTATATTTGTATCCACTAGTATAGTACATTGTAATATCTTTACCGGTTAATTTAGGTTTAGGAATGTTAATAGTAGTATTTTTAACTATTGGAGCATATTTATCATCACCAGAATAGGTAATTATTATATTATGGTTTCCAGCTGATAATGCAGGAACATTTACAGTAGCACTACCATTAACAAGTGCTTGGGTGTAATTTTTACCATCCACGGTTACAGTTAAATTACCAGTTGCATCAGCAGGTAAATTAATACTGAATGTAGGAGTGGTTGTACCTATTGGGGTTGTGATATTTAATACTTCATCAGTATTGTTTGTTTCAACTTTAGATACGGTAAAATCAGTACTATTCTCATTAGCATCATATTTATTGTCACCCTCATAATTAACAATAACTGAATAAGTTCCTTCTTTTAAAGAAGTGAAAGTTAAAGAAGCAGTACCATTTATTATTGTTAGGTTTTGTTTATCATCATTTACTTGAATAGTTACATTTCCAGTAGCATCAATTGGAAAATTAATTGTTATAATAACATCATCTCCAATTTTAGCTTCACTTGGAGCTATAATATTTATTTGATAATCTTCAATTTTGGATACTGTGAAATTAGTTGAAGCTTCACCATAAACCTGATTTACTTCATCTTTAAATGTGGCATATACAGTGTATTCTCCTTCATTTAAAATCTCATCAACAGTAATATTAACAGAAGATGAGTCTGTAACATTTACTGTATAAGTTTTATTATTAACCACTACGTTAACTATACCATTTGAATTATCAGGTAAAGTCACAGTAATATTGGCATATTGTCCAACAAGAATATCTTCAACACTCACATCAATATCTGCTATTTCAAAATTCAATTCCAATTCTTCAAAGTCTAACTTAGCAGTAACTGTATGGTCTTTAGAATTACTTCTATAAATTACTCTGAAAGTACCATTTTCTAAAACAGCAGTGCCTGGTAATTCACCAGTAGTTGAAGATAAAGTAACATTCATAGGACCTAACTGATCAATACCATCACTTGTACTATCATTCCACATTAATTTACCAACAATCTCATAAGCAGTATCATTAATATAATTTTCAGAAATAGAAAATATCGCATGCCTCTTAATAATACATTTATTAGAATCTGTAATGTTAAAATAAGAAGGAATTTCATTAGAACCTAACCAAACATCTTCAAATATTGCATTATCATTAAAAGTTTTTGCAAATTTAGAATAATTAGCTGAAAAAACACAATATTTAAATAGTTTTTCATACCAAATATTATAAAACATGGATTCTGTCGGACAATCAATATTGATGAATTTACAATTCATGAATGTAATATTTTTACCAAAATAAGCACCAAAAAGATTATTTTTATTGAAACCAGTGAAAGTACAATTATAAAATTCGCCTTTAAGAGTCTCCCCCCTAATATCATAATTACATTTTGAAGCATCAAAAATTAAATTGTTATATTTCCAAAAATTTTTAAGTCCACCAACAATTATATGATTATCATTACGACGTGATTTAATAATTACTTTACCACTAACCGGTTCCATAGTTAAATTACCAAAAGGTTTAACTTCAAAACCTAAACTATAATAAAAATCATAAGTTCCTTCAAAAATTTTGACTATTAGATTATCTTCTTTCCCATTTCCATCTCCATCTAAAATAGCATTATTAGCTATTTCTAAGTTTTTAAAAGGATTATTATAAGATCCATTACCCTTTCCAGTATTTGGCCCAACATAAATAACACGTGGAGAATTTTCTCTAGAGGAATTATCTGATTCATCCCTTAAAACATTATCATTATTTGATTTTACATTTTCATCATCCAAATTATCTTCAACATTCAATGTAGTTTCATCATCCAAATTATCTTCAACATTCAATGTAGTTTCATCATCCATAGATAAATCTATTGAGTGATTACTATTTAATGTATCAGAACCATTGATATCTTCCAAAGCATTTCCTATTTTTGGAGAATTTCCTAAATAAGAACCAGATTTATAAATATTCGCAAAGGGTATTTTTAAATCTATGAAAGAAGATGAAATAGTGTTTATAATGTCTCGGCAATAATTATTACTAACACTATTACCGCTTCCACCACCAATATATACTGCAGCATCACCACAGTTAACAGTACCAGCGGAGTTAATAGTTTTTAAAGCATTATAATGCACAGTAGTATTAACTGCACTCATTAAATAAACCGCATATGTTCCATTTTTAACAAGAATATTATTATTGTATATATCATAGATATGATTTCCAGAAGTCCATTGAGCGTAACTAACTCCAAATGCATTGAATGATGGATTATAACCTGCAACATTATTAACAAGAATAGTGTTGCCAGTTACATTAGCATAATCATCTTGTAATTCCATGCCAGATACTAATGACCATGAATCAGTTCCTGCAGAACCTGTAACATCAATATTATTGCCAACAATAGTTAAACTAGTATCTCCATAGTAATTTTGGGAATAAATACCAAGATTAGGACCATTATTAACAGTGGTAATGTTGTTATTAGAAATAACTACACCTGTGTGTGAACCAGTGAGTTGAACACCATATGCTGCTCCAGTACCATTATTAACAATAAATCCTCCACCATCACTATTAAGTCTAATTTTATTAGCATCAATTACAATATTATAACATTTATACACGTCTACAGCATACAAATAGTTAGCTTGGTTATGTTGAGTGACTTTATCAATTTCAACAATGTCATTATGACCAATATATGAATCATTTGAATCAACAATAATAACAGAATCTAAAGTTGGATAGCTTCCTGCCCTGCAGGATACATTTATACGCATCACATTGTTAGTAAAGTTCAAATTGTTGGATGATTGTATAGCTGCGCCCGCAACAAGATCTGTTGCAATGTTTGGAAAAGTAATGCCTGGAACGTTAAAATTAACATCCTTAAGAGGCAAATAAGCATTTATAGTATTATTTGCAATTTTTGCATTTTGACTATCCTTAACCCTAATTACATAGTTATAATAATTAGAGTTAGCATAGGGAACAGTATAATTAATTGTATTATTTAATAACTTTACATAATTAGAATTCAAAACATCAATTCCATGAAAATCAACACCATTAGGAGCAGTGACATTTATAAATAGATTTTTTACCTCAATGTTATTTCTGTTAATATAAATTACTGCCCCATTACCAGTCCAATTATCACCACTAAATTTGGCTCCATTAAGAGATAACCCCTCAGCAGTTAATTTAAAGCCAGTGTTTTGGAATACAGTATCATTTGAAAAATATAATCCTATATTCCTATTAATCACAAAGTTTTTAAAAGGAATATCTATAAATGAACCCCTGAATCTTAAAGCATCACACTGTGAACTAACATTTAAGCTTCCATCGGAATTAAAGAAATTAGTATATGTAGTATTAGTTACAGTGTACATTACACTTAAATTTAGTACACCATTATTTACATTAGTTCTATTTAAATTATTTTCATCAACTGTAATCACATTCTTTTCAACGTCTACAAGTGATTCATCAGCAACATCTGCTCCAATAACATCACTTTCCTCAATTATTGCACTTTCATTTGTATCTGTTGCACTAACTGTACCAACACAACAAATTAAAATGATAGCCAATATCAGCAATATATTTAATTTTTTCATTAAATTCACCTGTTTTAGAATATTAATTGAAATTGCAAATTTTTTTAAAAAAAGATGCAAAAAGTTCAACTACCAATAAATTAATTAGAAAATTTAGTTAAACTCAAATCATATAAATGATATGTTATAAAACTCAAATTCTGATAAAATTACTTATTTTAAAATAAAATTAACAAAAAATTAAAAATATTTTTTTATAGAATACTTTAAAATTATTCTGTTAAACTTTATTTAATTAATACTTTATTTTACTCATATATAAATGTGTTGAATATTAATAGTAATATAATCTAAAAAATATAAGATTATTTTCATAAAATTTATTAAAAATTAAACATTTTAATATAAATATTTTAAAATAATAGTTTATTTTCATTAAATTTTTTAAAAATTTAATTTTAAAGACAATTATAAAGAGTGTCCACCTAAATTGATTTTTTATTGCATTGCCTGTTGAACTCATATTTTAAACTTTCTACTAACAATCAACCCAGTTAATTTAAGAAATTTATTTTTTAATTTTTAATTATATTATTTTATTTTCTTATTTTTTCTTATTGAAATCTTTTATTTGATATTATATTATGTTATATGGTTTATTTTTTATTTTATTACTTGTTTTAGGGGGTTTTTTGATTTTTCATTGATTTTTCATTTTTGATTATTTTTTTTGTTCTAAATTCATTTAATTTACTTGTAATTAGACATAATTATTTTAATAGTTTTTAAATTAGTTTAAATTATTTTATATCTAATTTTCAAGTATTGTCAACAGTTAATATTAAATATTGGTAAATTATATTTTTATATAATAGTTATTTAGAATTTCATGATTTTTTTTTGATTTAGGAGTTGTTTTTGATGATAAATTTCATGGAATATTGTAATGAAACTTGGGCAAACTTAGATAAATATGA
This portion of the Methanobrevibacter sp. V74 genome encodes:
- a CDS encoding Ig-like domain-containing protein; protein product: MKKLNILLILAIILICCVGTVSATDTNESAIIEESDVIGADVADESLVDVEKNVITVDENNLNRTNVNNGVLNLSVMYTVTNTTYTNFFNSDGSLNVSSQCDALRFRGSFIDIPFKNFVINRNIGLYFSNDTVFQNTGFKLTAEGLSLNGAKFSGDNWTGNGAVIYINRNNIEVKNLFINVTAPNGVDFHGIDVLNSNYVKLLNNTINYTVPYANSNYYNYVIRVKDSQNAKIANNTINAYLPLKDVNFNVPGITFPNIATDLVAGAAIQSSNNLNFTNNVMRINVSCRAGSYPTLDSVIIVDSNDSYIGHNDIVEIDKVTQHNQANYLYAVDVYKCYNIVIDANKIRLNSDGGGFIVNNGTGAAYGVQLTGSHTGVVISNNNITTVNNGPNLGIYSQNYYGDTSLTIVGNNIDVTGSAGTDSWSLVSGMELQDDYANVTGNTILVNNVAGYNPSFNAFGVSYAQWTSGNHIYDIYNNNILVKNGTYAVYLMSAVNTTVHYNALKTINSAGTVNCGDAAVYIGGGSGNSVSNNYCRDIINTISSSFIDLKIPFANIYKSGSYLGNSPKIGNALEDINGSDTLNSNHSIDLSMDDETTLNVEDNLDDETTLNVEDNLDDENVKSNNDNVLRDESDNSSRENSPRVIYVGPNTGKGNGSYNNPFKNLEIANNAILDGDGNGKEDNLIVKIFEGTYDFYYSLGFEVKPFGNLTMEPVSGKVIIKSRRNDNHIIVGGLKNFWKYNNLIFDASKCNYDIRGETLKGEFYNCTFTGFNKNNLFGAYFGKNITFMNCKFINIDCPTESMFYNIWYEKLFKYCVFSANYSKFAKTFNDNAIFEDVWLGSNEIPSYFNITDSNKCIIKRHAIFSISENYINDTAYEIVGKLMWNDSTSDGIDQLGPMNVTLSSTTGELPGTAVLENGTFRVIYRSNSKDHTVTAKLDFEELELNFEIADIDVSVEDILVGQYANITVTLPDNSNGIVNVVVNNKTYTVNVTDSSSVNITVDEILNEGEYTVYATFKDEVNQVYGEASTNFTVSKIEDYQINIIAPSEAKIGDDVIITINFPIDATGNVTIQVNDDKQNLTIINGTASLTFTSLKEGTYSVIVNYEGDNKYDANENSTDFTVSKVETNNTDEVLNITTPIGTTTPTFSINLPADATGNLTVTVDGKNYTQALVNGSATVNVPALSAGNHNIIITYSGDDKYAPIVKNTTINIPKPKLTGKDITMYYTSGYKYKILVTLNGVAVKGKKVIIKFNKKTYPVITDKNGYAILKLDAKPGKYTITATYDNVKLNKNITIKSIVSAKNLKVKKSAKKLKIKVSLKKVNGKYLKGKITLKFKGKKYKAKTNKKGVAIFSIKKNVLKKLKVGKKYTYNVSYLKDSVSKKITVKK